The DNA window ATTTTAATATATCGAAAAGATAGTTCATGATGATTCTGTCTGTTGATGGGGGAGCAACAAAAACATGTGCTATACTTTACGATGACGAAGAGAATCTATTTGCGTCTTCGGGCATTGCAGGACCCTCACATTTCGTTTCTGTGAGGCCGGATGTTTCGGAGAGAAATATCAGGGAAGCGATGAACGAAACTATTCTAGATGGAGATGAAAGGATCGACAATGTAGACAGCGTGATCTTTGGCATAGCTGGGGCAGGAGATTCTGTTGAAACGACTGCACATGGAGAAAAAATTGTTAAAAGAGTATTAGGAGAAAAGAGATTTGTCCTAAACAATGACGGTTATGCCGCATACAGGATGAGCAATTTATTCCAGGACGGTGTGATGTTTGCTCCTGGAACAGGGAGTGTAGGGTTCTATCAGAAGCGAGAAGAATTAAACAGGATTGCAGGTTGGGAGTGATTTGCCGGAGATGAAGGTTCCGCATCCTGGATTGCGAGGAGAGCTATCACTTTAGCAGAGGGGCAGAAAGACGGTTAATTGCAGGAGATACGCTTGTCCACCTCATAGAAGAGTACTTCGGGAATAACTTTAGGGAGGCAATAGGACGCATAGAAATAGATCACGACAAACGGAATATATCTCTTCTGGCGCAAAGAGTTTCGCAGTTAATTACAGTTTTTCTCTTTACATCCTTATTGAGAATCTTATAAACATCCTCATCACTGTAATTATACATCCCATTCGGCATTACAGTATACCTTATCTTTCCAGTCTTTGCATATACATGCAGTGTTATTCGTGATATCCTTAGCAGGCTCATACCTCATTTGCCTTCATGGTTAATATTATAATATGGCACTATAATATAAATTTATCATTTTTATTAACTATATAGTCGTGGCTTATATGCAACCGTTCATTTCTTCAGCATCCTTAGAGCTTTGCTGAGATCGAATGTGTTCACGACACGATCGGATTCAAGCCAGCCCCTCCTCGCGGTTCCAATCCCGTACTTCAGGACGTTGTAATGTGATATATTGTGTGCATCAGAGTCTATTGCATAATTAACCTTGAATTTTGATGTTAGCATTATGTCTGTATCCTTAAGATCAAGCCTGGTCGGAAACGCGTTAATTTCTAATATCACCTTATTCGCTTCCGCTGATTCAGCAACCTTCTCCAGATCGATCTGAAAAGGTGGACGTTCATTTATCAGTCGGCCCGTTGGGTGGCCCAGTATATTTACATATCCTGAATCCAGGGCAGTTATTGCTCTCTTTGTCATCTCGTCTTTGCTCATGTTGAAATTAGAATGAACGGATGCGACAACGCATTCCATCTCTCTTAGCGTTTTGTTCTCGAGATCAAGGGACCCATCTTTCAGTATATCAACCTCTGCGCCTTTCAGCACATGAAAATCCTTTCCCAATTCTTCATTTAATCTATCGACCTTGGAAAAATAGTCGGCAAACCTTGCCTCATCCATACCTCGTGCAACCTTGAGGCTCTTTGTATGATTTGTTGTTGCTATGTACTCGAGGCCGTATTTCCTTGCATATTCAACCATTTCTTCAAGTGTGTTTGACCCGTCAGTGTCTTTCGTATGAGTATGAAGATCACCCCTTAAGCTCGAGTATTGGATAAGATTTGGCAATTTGTGCTTCATGGCCAGTTCTATTTCTCCTCTATTCTCCCTCATTTCGGGAGGAATCCAGTCCATACCCAGTTTATTATACAATTCTTGCTCGTCCACACCAGAGACCATCTTCCCGGTACGGTCATAGAGTCCATATTCGTTGAGTTTGTAACCGTTGTCGATTGCAACTTTCCTTACCTGAATATTGTGATCCTTGCTTCCCGTGAAGTACTGCATTGCGGCTCCAAATCTACCTGGCTCAATAACACGGAGATCGCATGTTGTTCCTATCTTCAAATATACCGTTGTTTTTGATGGCCCCTTGACAACTGTCCTCTCGACGTCCTCCAACCCTGTAAAGAAATCCATTATCTCGCTGCTGCTCGTGCCGATGGCCAGTATGTCTATGTCACCGATCGTATCCCGCATCCTTCGGGTTGAGCCAGCTATTTCTACCTTATCCGCCAGACCACTTTTCCTGAGCCTTTCCGCAATGGATTGTGCAACTGGAAGTGCCTCAGATAGCAGAAGGCGACCTTTGCTTGATTCTAACTGTTTTACCCCTTTGTCCAGAAGTTCTTCGCTTTTCACGCCAAATCCAGGAAGCTTGCTTATCTCGTGCTTGGAAATCGCATCCTTAAGATCAGCTAGATTCTTTATTCCTAGATCCTTGTAGAGGGAAAGAGCAGTCTTAGTGCCTAGACCCTCTATCTTCGTGAGCTCTTTGAAATCTATCGGATACTTTTCCTTGTATTCTTCGTATTTGGAAATTTTTCCTGTTGTGAGATATTCCTCAATCTTTTCAGCAATAGCTTTTCCGATACCAGGGATCTCCATTAGAGCTTTCACCCCACCTTTCTTGTAAATTTCGGCGATATCTTCCTGCAGAGAATCTAGGATGGCAGCAACTTTCTGATATGCTCTGGTTTTGAATCTCGCATTTTCCGATTCCTCAAGACTCTCAAAGGATGCCATATCAGCAAAGATGTCGGCAAGTTCCTTGTTTTTCATTTTTATCACAAACCACTCTTTACAGTATAAATCTGAGAGGAGTATTTAATGATGCATCGTCTTGCTTCCCTGGTGCATAAAAGATTGAAAATGGATGCCTATTCAGGAACTATTGTGGGCTCAAGCGTCCTCCACTCGATCCGGTATCCTAAAGCCCTCAGGAATTTTTCGGGATCAAAACCTTTTGCACGGA is part of the Thermoplasmatales archaeon genome and encodes:
- the polX gene encoding DNA polymerase/3'-5' exonuclease PolX, with amino-acid sequence MKNKELADIFADMASFESLEESENARFKTRAYQKVAAILDSLQEDIAEIYKKGGVKALMEIPGIGKAIAEKIEEYLTTGKISKYEEYKEKYPIDFKELTKIEGLGTKTALSLYKDLGIKNLADLKDAISKHEISKLPGFGVKSEELLDKGVKQLESSKGRLLLSEALPVAQSIAERLRKSGLADKVEIAGSTRRMRDTIGDIDILAIGTSSSEIMDFFTGLEDVERTVVKGPSKTTVYLKIGTTCDLRVIEPGRFGAAMQYFTGSKDHNIQVRKVAIDNGYKLNEYGLYDRTGKMVSGVDEQELYNKLGMDWIPPEMRENRGEIELAMKHKLPNLIQYSSLRGDLHTHTKDTDGSNTLEEMVEYARKYGLEYIATTNHTKSLKVARGMDEARFADYFSKVDRLNEELGKDFHVLKGAEVDILKDGSLDLENKTLREMECVVASVHSNFNMSKDEMTKRAITALDSGYVNILGHPTGRLINERPPFQIDLEKVAESAEANKVILEINAFPTRLDLKDTDIMLTSKFKVNYAIDSDAHNISHYNVLKYGIGTARRGWLESDRVVNTFDLSKALRMLKK